TTCCTTTTGAAGCCTTCCCCTAGAACATACCTTGACTCGTTTACTATCATAAAAGCGTTAGGATCCACCTTTTTAACAAAATTTATTAATTCCCCAAGCTCTCTTCTTCTAATGGAGACAAAGATAATGTCTCTATCTTTTTTGGTATAACCGCCTTTTCCTTTAAGATATGTGAATCCTCTACCCATGTTTGTTAAGATAAATTCTTCGATTGGTTTATTATTTTCTGAGATTATTGTAACCGTTATTGCAAGTTCTAAACCTTTGAGAACAAAGTCAATTGTAATGCCATTTATAATTATAGCAAGAATTGAGTACATACCAATTTTTGGATTGAAAGCAACGCCAGCAAAGAAACCAATGGTGAAGTCTATTATTAGTAATGTTGTACCCATTGGAGTTGAAAAGAATTTGTTAAATATCTTTGCGAGTATATCAGTACCACCTGTAGAAGCATTTTGTGAGAAGGTTATTGCCATACCAATTGCCGTTAAAATATCTCCAAAAAATACCGCAAGGATCAAGTCTCCTCCATTGTATGTAGGAATATGAATAATTCTATCAAAAAGGTCAATAAAAAAGTTTAATAAGAATGTACAGTATATTGTTTTATAACTAAAATCAAAACCGATGATTAGAAAGGCAATTAAAAATAGAATTCCATTTAAAATATACATCCACACTCCAACGGATAATGGAATAATCGAGTGTAAAATTATAGCAAGACCCGAAGCACCACCAGCTGCTATATTGTTTGGAATTAAAAATATAACTAATCCAAGGGCAGTTAGTATAACTCCTATTGTAGAAAAAATATATTCTTTAATAGTTTCTCTTAATGGAATGTTTTTTGCCATTTTTCTACCCCCTTTATATAATTTTTATTATATCTCCATATAATGGACCTGCGGTAGTTTTTTTTATTTTCACTAGAATTTTTTTGCCAATTAGGCTTTCATCGCCTTCAAAGGCGATAATCTTGTTTCTAATATCTCTTCCATAGAATAATCCGGATTTTGCACGTTCTTCAACTATTACTTCTACTGTTTTATCTAGGTAAGATTCGTTAAGCATTTTGTTTATTTCTTTTTGAAGATTTAAAAGATACGCCATTCTTCTTGTTTTTATTGCACGTGGCACGTTATCTTCAAAATATTTCCATGCAATAGTGCCTTCACGTGGGGAATATATCGCAAGGTTTAATCTTTCAAATTTTATCTCTTCTACTAACTTTACCGTCTGTTGGAAGTCATCTTCAGTTTCATCAGGAAAGCCAACTATAATATCACTTGAAATGGAGGCATCAGGAACTATTTCTCTAATGCTTTTAATTAATTCATAGTACTCTTCTATTGTATAACGTCTATTCATTTTTTTCAAAATTTTATTACTTCCGTGTTGAACAGGAAGGTGTATGCTTTTGGCGATTTTTTCACTACTTGCAATCTCTCTTGCAATATCCAAAGAAAAATCAGTTGGATATGATGTCAAAAACCATATTCTTTCTATATTTTCAATATTTTTGGTTTCATTTAAAAGTTTTGCAAGTGATGTACCATCATTTAAGTCTTTTCCATATGCATCTACATTTTGTCCAAGATATGTAATTTCTCTTACTCCATTTAGAGAGAGGTTTTTAACTTCTTGGAGAATATCTTCCATTTTTCTTGATTTTTCACGGCCTCTTGTATATGGAACTATACAGTAAGTGCAAAATCTATTACAACCATATATAATAGTTATCCAAGCATGATGTTTTGAATTTCTTTTTAAAATATTTCTATAATCTATTTCATCTAATTTATCATCGAATATTGCTGCTTTTTTTCCTTTTATTGAAAGTTCAACTGCTTCAGGTATTCTTGATATTGCGCGTGTTCCAATAACAAAATTTACTCCTCTTTTAAAAAGGTCTTCTTTTAGTTTTTCAGCACCACATCCCATAACTCCTATTTTTTTATTCTTTTTTCTTAATTCACCTATAGTACTGAGAAATTTATCTTCTGCTTTTTTTCTAACAACACATGTATTTAATATTACAATATCTGCTTCATTTTCATTTTCAGCAGATTCATAACCTTCCTGTTCAAGATAATATCTTGCAACTTCACTATCATTTTCATTCATTTGACAGCCATATGTTTTAATAAAGAATTTCATTTTTTCCCTCCTAACAATAATTATCGAGATAATTTTAACATTTTAAAAATAACTTTCTACAAATTAAATATAACAGAAGTGTTAAATGTGTTAGAATTATTATGGGGGGATTTGAAAAAATGAGAATTAGAGAAATTGATGTTTCAAGAGGTATTTTAATATTGATGATTATTTTTGTTCATTCATATATTCCCTATTCTCTGGCAGTTTATTTTTCTTACATTTTAGCCAGTTTTATGTTTATTTCTGGATACTTATTCAAGGATGGAAAATTTAGTAAAAAGTTTGAAAAAATATTATTAAACCTTTTAATACCATTTGTTTTTTTAAGTTTAGTTGGATACATCATTTATTACATTTTGAATATATTTATAGAATATAGCAATAGTGTTTTTTCAAATTTTTTAAATTTTGTTATTTTTGGATATTCAACATTTGATGTTCCGGTAAATGTCCTTCCTTTATGGTATTTGTATATGTTTGCAGTTGCTGAATTAATTTTTATATTATTTATTAAGTTAAGAATAATCCATTTTATACCTATATTATCAATTTTGTCAACCCTTTTAATTAATGTACAGACGAAGTTCTTTAAGATTGGTGTTGCACTTCATGGATTAATTTGGTTTTATTTAGGATATATTTTGAAAAACAGAGGTTTTAAATTTAAATTTAAAAATCCATTTTTGCTTTTTATAATTTTTTCTGGTTTATTAGCTGTAGTTGCAACATTTAACGGATTTGATGATTGGAGAATAAATAGCTATGGAAATTATCCTCTACTTTCCTATGTTGGAGAATTTTCGTCTGTTATAATAATTATTTCTCTTGCACAAATGATAAAAAACGATAAAATCAAAAGATTTTTTGAGTTATTTGGTAAAAATACAATATTTCTACTTGGTTATCATATTGTGTTGCCAGGTACTTTAGCAATATTTATAAAAGACCCTGTGCAATTTTTGGAAAAGTATTGGTTCATATATTATATTTTGGCTGTTTTTATACTATACTTATTTTTAAAAATTGTTCCTGAGAATTTAATCTATTTACTTGAGGGAAGGTTTTATTTATTGAAGAATTCATCAAGTATTGCTGAGAATAAATATTTTAAAAAACAGAATGGTTAAAAAAAGAGATGTGATTTAAAAATTTTATGTATTAGAAATCAAAAAGTGGCTTTGGTTTATACCAAAGCCACTTTTTTAAAAGAATAGTATAAATTATTTTTTTACTATACTTATATCATCAAAGTAGATTGTTGTTGGTTTGTCAAGACCTAATTGGAAGCTAAAGTTTACTATTTCGTCTGCATCTTCAGGATGAGTGTATTCAAATGTAAATGTTTGCCATTCAGTTGTAAGATCATATGTTAATATG
This DNA window, taken from Thermosipho africanus Ob7, encodes the following:
- a CDS encoding YitT family protein, yielding MAKNIPLRETIKEYIFSTIGVILTALGLVIFLIPNNIAAGGASGLAIILHSIIPLSVGVWMYILNGILFLIAFLIIGFDFSYKTIYCTFLLNFFIDLFDRIIHIPTYNGGDLILAVFFGDILTAIGMAITFSQNASTGGTDILAKIFNKFFSTPMGTTLLIIDFTIGFFAGVAFNPKIGMYSILAIIINGITIDFVLKGLELAITVTIISENNKPIEEFILTNMGRGFTYLKGKGGYTKKDRDIIFVSIRRRELGELINFVKKVDPNAFMIVNESRYVLGEGFKRNL
- the miaB gene encoding tRNA (N6-isopentenyl adenosine(37)-C2)-methylthiotransferase MiaB yields the protein MKFFIKTYGCQMNENDSEVARYYLEQEGYESAENENEADIVILNTCVVRKKAEDKFLSTIGELRKKNKKIGVMGCGAEKLKEDLFKRGVNFVIGTRAISRIPEAVELSIKGKKAAIFDDKLDEIDYRNILKRNSKHHAWITIIYGCNRFCTYCIVPYTRGREKSRKMEDILQEVKNLSLNGVREITYLGQNVDAYGKDLNDGTSLAKLLNETKNIENIERIWFLTSYPTDFSLDIAREIASSEKIAKSIHLPVQHGSNKILKKMNRRYTIEEYYELIKSIREIVPDASISSDIIVGFPDETEDDFQQTVKLVEEIKFERLNLAIYSPREGTIAWKYFEDNVPRAIKTRRMAYLLNLQKEINKMLNESYLDKTVEVIVEERAKSGLFYGRDIRNKIIAFEGDESLIGKKILVKIKKTTAGPLYGDIIKII
- a CDS encoding acyltransferase family protein, which translates into the protein MRIREIDVSRGILILMIIFVHSYIPYSLAVYFSYILASFMFISGYLFKDGKFSKKFEKILLNLLIPFVFLSLVGYIIYYILNIFIEYSNSVFSNFLNFVIFGYSTFDVPVNVLPLWYLYMFAVAELIFILFIKLRIIHFIPILSILSTLLINVQTKFFKIGVALHGLIWFYLGYILKNRGFKFKFKNPFLLFIIFSGLLAVVATFNGFDDWRINSYGNYPLLSYVGEFSSVIIIISLAQMIKNDKIKRFFELFGKNTIFLLGYHIVLPGTLAIFIKDPVQFLEKYWFIYYILAVFILYLFLKIVPENLIYLLEGRFYLLKNSSSIAENKYFKKQNG